In Salvelinus namaycush isolate Seneca chromosome 15, SaNama_1.0, whole genome shotgun sequence, a genomic segment contains:
- the LOC120060104 gene encoding cathepsin K-like — translation MASERQDVDKEFEEWKEEHGKKYKSKEEEAKRKKIWLESRTRVIEHNKKYDSGESTYECGMNHMSDLEMHEVCCGGMRSCREEKNDS, via the exons ATGGCAAGTGAACGTCAAGATGTGGACAAAGAGTTTGAAGAGTGGAAAGAAGAACATG GGAAGAAGTACAAATCCAAGGAGGAGGAAGCCAAGCGCAAGAAGATCTGGCTAGAGTCTAGGACCAGAGTCATAGAACACAACAAGAAATATGACAGTGGAGAGTCAACCTACGAATGTGGCATGAACCACATGTCTGACTTG GAAATGCATGAGGTCTGCTGTGGTGGCATGAGGAGCTGTCGGGAAGAGAAGAATGATAGTTAG